The following proteins are co-located in the Vigna angularis cultivar LongXiaoDou No.4 chromosome 2, ASM1680809v1, whole genome shotgun sequence genome:
- the LOC108329666 gene encoding protein MODIFIER OF SNC1 11 isoform X5, whose product MATVTDNNNANPAPENPNKTLDPTLPDPVLVATEAAEDTDATEAAESKTSPPPEAGNDAPLSDIQKKIRRAERFGISVQLSEKEKRNSRAERFGTAPASQGSEPSKSEELKRKARAERFGMPSPTTAADEEAKKKARLARFAPASKVDPLEEDKRKARALRFANSSSTSIASGNGEGNIEP is encoded by the exons ATGGCAACAGTCACTGACAACAATAACGCCAACCCTGCACCGGAAAACCCTAACAAAACCCTAGACCCCACCTTACCAGATCCAGTTCTTGTCGCCACCGAGGCTGCCGAAGATACCGACGCCACGGAGGCTGCCGAATCCAAGACTTCTCCGCCGCCCGAAGCCGGAAACGATGCCCCGCTCTCTGATATTCAGAAGAAGATTCGCCGCGCCGAGCGATTCGGTATTTCCGTCCAGCTCTCCGAGAAAGAGAAGCGCAATTCCCGAGCCGAAAG GTTTGGCACTGCTCCCGCTTCTCAGGGATCAGAGCCGTCAAAATCTGAGGAGTTGAAGAGGAAGGCCAGGGCAGAGAG ATTTGGAATGCCTAGTCCTACTACAGCTGCAGATGAAGAGGCAAAGAAGAAAGCACGACTTGCTAGGTTTGCACCCGCTTCCAAAGTTGATCCTCTAGAAGAAGATAAAAGGAAAGCTAGAGCACTTAG GTTTGCGAATTCATCATCAACTTCTATAGCTAGTGGTAATGGCGAAGGAAACATTGAGCCG TGA
- the LOC108329666 gene encoding protein MODIFIER OF SNC1 11 isoform X2 — MATVTDNNNANPAPENPNKTLDPTLPDPVLVATEAAEDTDATEAAESKTSPPPEAGNDAPLSDIQKKIRRAERFGISVQLSEKEKRNSRAERFGTAPASQGSEPSKSEELKRKARAERFGMPSPTTAADEEAKKKARLARFAPASKVDPLEEDKRKARALRFANSSSTSIASGNGEGNIEPKAAIAGKAGGGT; from the exons ATGGCAACAGTCACTGACAACAATAACGCCAACCCTGCACCGGAAAACCCTAACAAAACCCTAGACCCCACCTTACCAGATCCAGTTCTTGTCGCCACCGAGGCTGCCGAAGATACCGACGCCACGGAGGCTGCCGAATCCAAGACTTCTCCGCCGCCCGAAGCCGGAAACGATGCCCCGCTCTCTGATATTCAGAAGAAGATTCGCCGCGCCGAGCGATTCGGTATTTCCGTCCAGCTCTCCGAGAAAGAGAAGCGCAATTCCCGAGCCGAAAG GTTTGGCACTGCTCCCGCTTCTCAGGGATCAGAGCCGTCAAAATCTGAGGAGTTGAAGAGGAAGGCCAGGGCAGAGAG ATTTGGAATGCCTAGTCCTACTACAGCTGCAGATGAAGAGGCAAAGAAGAAAGCACGACTTGCTAGGTTTGCACCCGCTTCCAAAGTTGATCCTCTAGAAGAAGATAAAAGGAAAGCTAGAGCACTTAG GTTTGCGAATTCATCATCAACTTCTATAGCTAGTGGTAATGGCGAAGGAAACATTGAGCCG AAGGCTGCTATTGCAGGCAAAGCTGGAGGAGGTACCTGA
- the LOC108329666 gene encoding protein MODIFIER OF SNC1 11 isoform X4, producing the protein MATVTDNNNANPAPENPNKTLDPTLPDPVLVATEAAEDTDATEAAESKTSPPPEAGNDAPLSDIQKKIRRAERFGISVQLSEKEKRNSRAERFGTAPASQGSEPSKSEELKRKARAERFGMPSPTTAADEEAKKKARLARFAPASKVDPLEEDKRKARALRFANSSSTSIASGNGEGNIEPAKLEEVPE; encoded by the exons ATGGCAACAGTCACTGACAACAATAACGCCAACCCTGCACCGGAAAACCCTAACAAAACCCTAGACCCCACCTTACCAGATCCAGTTCTTGTCGCCACCGAGGCTGCCGAAGATACCGACGCCACGGAGGCTGCCGAATCCAAGACTTCTCCGCCGCCCGAAGCCGGAAACGATGCCCCGCTCTCTGATATTCAGAAGAAGATTCGCCGCGCCGAGCGATTCGGTATTTCCGTCCAGCTCTCCGAGAAAGAGAAGCGCAATTCCCGAGCCGAAAG GTTTGGCACTGCTCCCGCTTCTCAGGGATCAGAGCCGTCAAAATCTGAGGAGTTGAAGAGGAAGGCCAGGGCAGAGAG ATTTGGAATGCCTAGTCCTACTACAGCTGCAGATGAAGAGGCAAAGAAGAAAGCACGACTTGCTAGGTTTGCACCCGCTTCCAAAGTTGATCCTCTAGAAGAAGATAAAAGGAAAGCTAGAGCACTTAG GTTTGCGAATTCATCATCAACTTCTATAGCTAGTGGTAATGGCGAAGGAAACATTGAGCCG GCAAAGCTGGAGGAGGTACCTGAATGA
- the LOC108328552 gene encoding uncharacterized protein LOC108328552, with protein MTTCCGQRTENKPITPATVKQNHTWSGMKTEEHDGWNALECLRGRLLAERQASKVAKEQAESLCNKFNELEKKLKEEIKLRDKAERKLKLLKKKLECFNVSTASLQKCHSGEKCDIFYGSSLCSEALLENEVRNHNVALEHALVHTHNSSFTTKDGDSLLTDTSSCNSDLGNFLPQIPGKTPNQSSDNLKNGENRCSI; from the exons ATGACAACTTGCTGCGGCCAAAGGACAGAGAACAAGCCAATAACACCTGCCACTGTCAAGCAGAATCACACATGGAG TGGCATGAAAACGGAAGAACATGATGGTTGGAATGCTCTCGAGTGCCTCAGAGGGAGATTACTAGCAGAGAGACAGGCTTCAAAGGTTGCCAAAGAACAAGCAGAATCATTGTGCAACAAG TTTAATGAGCTGGAAAAGAAGCTTAAAGAAGAGATTAAACTAAGAGATAAAGCAGAAAGAAAGCTTAAGCTTTTAAAGAAGAAGCTTGAATGTTTCAATGTGTCCACCGCGtcattacaaaaatgtcattcGGGTGAGAAATGTGATATCTTCTACGGATCATCTTTGTGTAGTGAAGCTTTGTTAGAAAATGAAGTCCGCAACCACAATGTTGCACTAGAACATGCACTCGTTCATACCCACAATAGTTCATTCACCACCAAAGATGGTGATTCTCTGTTAACTGATACTTCTAGTTGTAATTCAGACCTCGGTAACTTTCTCCCTCAAATTCCAGGCAAGACGCCAAATCAGAGTTCAGATAATTTGAAGAATGGCGAAAATAGGTGTTCCATTTGA
- the LOC108329666 gene encoding protein MODIFIER OF SNC1 11 isoform X3, translating to MATVTDNNNANPAPENPNKTLDPTLPDPVLVATEAAEDTDATEAAESKTSPPPEAGNDAPLSDIQKKIRRAERFGISVQLSEKEKRNSRAERFGTAPASQGSEPSKSEELKRKARAERFGMPSPTTAADEEAKKKARLARFAPASKVDPLEEDKRKARALRFANSSSTSIASGNGEGNIEPAAIAGKAGGGT from the exons ATGGCAACAGTCACTGACAACAATAACGCCAACCCTGCACCGGAAAACCCTAACAAAACCCTAGACCCCACCTTACCAGATCCAGTTCTTGTCGCCACCGAGGCTGCCGAAGATACCGACGCCACGGAGGCTGCCGAATCCAAGACTTCTCCGCCGCCCGAAGCCGGAAACGATGCCCCGCTCTCTGATATTCAGAAGAAGATTCGCCGCGCCGAGCGATTCGGTATTTCCGTCCAGCTCTCCGAGAAAGAGAAGCGCAATTCCCGAGCCGAAAG GTTTGGCACTGCTCCCGCTTCTCAGGGATCAGAGCCGTCAAAATCTGAGGAGTTGAAGAGGAAGGCCAGGGCAGAGAG ATTTGGAATGCCTAGTCCTACTACAGCTGCAGATGAAGAGGCAAAGAAGAAAGCACGACTTGCTAGGTTTGCACCCGCTTCCAAAGTTGATCCTCTAGAAGAAGATAAAAGGAAAGCTAGAGCACTTAG GTTTGCGAATTCATCATCAACTTCTATAGCTAGTGGTAATGGCGAAGGAAACATTGAGCCG GCTGCTATTGCAGGCAAAGCTGGAGGAGGTACCTGA
- the LOC108329666 gene encoding protein MODIFIER OF SNC1 11 isoform X1, with product MATVTDNNNANPAPENPNKTLDPTLPDPVLVATEAAEDTDATEAAESKTSPPPEAGNDAPLSDIQKKIRRAERFGISVQLSEKEKRNSRAERFGTAPASQGSEPSKSEELKRKARAERFGMPSPTTAADEEAKKKARLARFAPASKVDPLEEDKRKARALRFANSSSTSIASGNGEGNIEPVRTFGHFQCFELYRDKFTGLFV from the exons ATGGCAACAGTCACTGACAACAATAACGCCAACCCTGCACCGGAAAACCCTAACAAAACCCTAGACCCCACCTTACCAGATCCAGTTCTTGTCGCCACCGAGGCTGCCGAAGATACCGACGCCACGGAGGCTGCCGAATCCAAGACTTCTCCGCCGCCCGAAGCCGGAAACGATGCCCCGCTCTCTGATATTCAGAAGAAGATTCGCCGCGCCGAGCGATTCGGTATTTCCGTCCAGCTCTCCGAGAAAGAGAAGCGCAATTCCCGAGCCGAAAG GTTTGGCACTGCTCCCGCTTCTCAGGGATCAGAGCCGTCAAAATCTGAGGAGTTGAAGAGGAAGGCCAGGGCAGAGAG ATTTGGAATGCCTAGTCCTACTACAGCTGCAGATGAAGAGGCAAAGAAGAAAGCACGACTTGCTAGGTTTGCACCCGCTTCCAAAGTTGATCCTCTAGAAGAAGATAAAAGGAAAGCTAGAGCACTTAG GTTTGCGAATTCATCATCAACTTCTATAGCTAGTGGTAATGGCGAAGGAAACATTGAGCCGGTAAGAACTTTTGGTCACTTCCAATGCTTTGAGTTATATAGAGACAAATTTACGggtttgtttgtttga
- the LOC108327049 gene encoding probable protein phosphatase 2C 38: MVRFCWKPASVGDDGDVNGRVEGLLWYKDLGNHLYGEFSMAVIQANSSLEDRSQLESGPLTSDYLGPQGTFIGVYDGHGGSAASQFVSDNLFANVKSFAAEHQGISENVIQRAFSATEEGFLSVVKKQWLSKPQIASTGTCCLAGIICNGMLYVANAGDSRVVLGRVERATRETTAIQLSAEHNVNIQMERDEVRTRHPYDPQIVVKKHNVWRVKGLIQVSRSIGDAYLKKQEFNREPLPNKFRLPEPFFKPILSYEPEISVHKLGPEDQFLVFASDGLWEQLSNQEVVNIVSNSPRNGIGRRLVKAALREAARKREMRVSDLQKIEEGVRRHFHDDITVIVVYLNPKLIDNSSLLASPLSIRGGGSANF, from the exons atggtTAGATTCTGCTGGAAGCCAGCTTCTGTGGGTGATGATGGAGATGTAAATGGGAGAGTTGAGGGACTGCTATGGTACAAGGATTTGGGAAACCATCTTTATGGGGAATTCTCAATGGCTGTGATTCAAGCAAATAGTTCATTGGAGGATCGTAGCCAACTTGAATCTGGACCCTTGACTTCTGACTATCTGGGTCCTCAAGGAACATTTATTGGTGTATACGATGGCCATGGTGGTTCCGCAGCCTCACAGTTTGTCAGTGACAATCTCTTCGCCAATGTCAAGA GTTTCGCAGCTGAGCATCAAGGCATATCAGAGAATGTTATACAAAGGGCCTTTTCTGCAACAGAAGAGGGTTTTCTGTCTGTTGTGAAGAAACAGTGGCTAAGCAAACCACAGATTGCATCTACCGGTACATGTTGTTTGGCAGGGATAATTTGCAATGGCATGCTATATGTTGCAAATGCAGGAGACTCGAGGGTGGTGCTGGGGAGAGTAGAAAGAGCAACAAGGGAAACAACAGCTATCCAACTGTCTGCAGAGCACAACGTTAACATTCAAATGGAGAGAGATGAAGTTCGGACAAGGCACCCCTATGATCCACAAATCGTGGTTAAGAAACACAATGTTTGGCGTGTGAAAGGCCTCATACAG GTTTCAAGATCCATAGGTGATGCATATCTGAAGAAACAAGAATTTAACAGGGAGCCTCTGCCGAATAAGTTTAGACTACCCGAACCCTTCTTTAAGCCAATTCTTAGCTATGAACCAGAAATATCAGTGCATAAACTTGGTCCTGAAGATCAATTTCTCGTCTTTGCTTCTGATGGTTTGTGGGAGCAACTTAGCAACCAAGAAGTTGTGAATATAGTCAGCAATAGTCCACGCAAT GGTATTGGTAGGCGACTTGTGAAAGCTGCACTTCGAGAAGCAGCAAGGAAGAGAGAAATGAGAGTGTCAGACCTGCAAAAGATAGAAGAAGGAGTGAGGAGACACTTCCACGATGATATTACTGTTATTGTTGTATATCTAAATCCTAAACTCATAGATAATAGCTCTCTGTTGGCTTCTCCTCTTTCAATCAGAGGAGGTGGGTCAGCCAATTTTTAG
- the LOC108328314 gene encoding protein ALUMINUM SENSITIVE 3: MCHQISITMDSFFFLKPMLASQNHTLQQGTDWSWLVEFLKGMVKPVAATAVVFLAVALSFYQKLGLELEMVVAILRAFIQLSIIGFVLQFIFNQDNAGWILLAYLFMVIVAGYTAGQRAKNVPRGKYVAGVSILTGTAVTMFVLVLLSVFPFTPRYIIPIAGMMVGNAMTVTGVTMKRLREDIKTQMNLVETALALGATPREATHEQVKRAVILALSPVVDNTKTVGLISLPGAMTGLIMGGASPLEAIQLQIVVMNMLIGAATLSSIMATYLCWPAFFTKAYQLQTKVFLT; encoded by the exons ATGTGTCATCAAATATCCATCACCAtggattccttcttcttcctcaaacCCATGCTAGCTTCTCAGAACCACACATTACAGCAGGGCACGGATTGGTCATGGCTGGTGGAGTTCCTCAAGGGCATGGTGAAGCCTGTGGCTGCTACAGCGGTGGTCTTTCTCGCTGTGGCCTTATCCTTCTACCAGAAGCTTGGCCTCGAGCTGGAAATGGTTGTTGCCATTCTGAGGGCATTTATTCAACTTTCTATCATTGGCTTTGTGCTGCAGTTCATCTTCAACCAGGACAACGCTGGATGGATCCTTCTAGCTTACCTTTTCATG GTAATAGTTGCTGGCTACACTGCAGGTCAACGTGCAAAAAACGTGCCTAGAGGAAAGTATGTGGCTGGGGTTTCCATTCTCACCGGAACTGCGGTGACCATGTTTGTGCTTGTGTTGCTGAGCGTGTTCCCTTTCACTCCCAGATATATAATACCTATTGCTGGAATGATGGTTGGAAACGCCATGACAGTAACTGGTGTTACCATGAAAAGACTCCGAGAGGACATCAAAACACAAATGAACTTG GTTGAGACTGCATTGGCGCTTGGTGCAACACCGCGAGAAGCAACGCACGAGCAAGTGAAAAGAGCAGTGATATTAGCTCTTTCACCAGTGGTGGACAACACGAAAACAGTAGGTTTAATATCCCTTCCTGGGGCAATGACTGGTCTAATTATGGGAGGTGCCTCACCATTGGAAGCCATTCAACTGCAGATAGTGGTGATGAACATGTTGATAGGTGCTGCAACTCTTAGCAGCATAATGGCCACATACCTCTGTTGGCCAGCATTCTTCACCAAGGCCTATCAGCTCCAAACCAAAGTCTTCTTAACTTGA
- the LOC108328084 gene encoding uncharacterized protein LOC108328084, translating into MATVSDSNDNYPAPENPNKTLDPTLPDPVVVATEAADDTDATEAADDTNATEAAEAKTSPPPETGNDAPVSEKEKCNSRAERFGTGPAWHGSEPSKTEELKRKAVFSERNFEMEGRGIKQESNNSEVGVYEVPGEPAIVIDGVPDIIPSDCSIALRDGPSKIETNVGSGLGEWFEGREVRKWFMGRYYSGRVTDYDKDSRWYRVHYEDGDSEDLDWQELEEVLLPLDVTVPLKSLAEEVVRRGKISAPKSFKNVDHSQNPHIKRKTSKGH; encoded by the exons ATGGCAACAGTTTCCGACAGTAATGACAACTATCCTGCACCGGAAAACCCTAACAAAACCCTAGACCCCACCTTACCAGATCCAGTCGTTGTCGCCACTGAGGCTGCCGACGATACCGACGCCACGGAGGCTGCCGACGATACCAACGCCACGGAGGCTGCCGAAGCCAAAACTTCTCCGCCGCCCGAAACCGGAAACGATGCTCCGGTCTCCGAGAAAGAGAAGTGCAATTCCCGAGCCGAAAG GTTTGGCACTGGGCCCGCTTGGCATGGATCAGAGCCCTCAAAGACTGAGGAGTTAAAGAGGAAGGCAGT aTTTTCCGAACGAAATTTTGAAATGGAGGGCAGAGGAATTAAGCAGGAGTCAAATAATTCAGAAGTTGGGGTTTACGAGGTACCTGGAGAACCTGCTATTGTAATTGATGGGGTGCCTGACATAATCCCTAGTGACTGCTCTATTGCTCTCCGTGATGGTCCGAGCAAAATAGAAACAAATGTGGGTTCAGGTTTGGGTGAATGGTTTGAAGGGAGGGAAGTGAGAAAGTGGTTTATGGGAAGATATTACTCAGGTAGAGTAACTGATTACGACAAAGATTCTCGGTGGTACAGGGTACACTATGAAGATGGGGACTCAGAAGATCTTGATTGGCAGGAGTTGGAAGAGGTGCTTCTTCCTTTGGATGTTACAGTTCCTCTGAAGTCATTAGCAGAGGAGGTTGTGAGGAGAGGCAAGATATCTGCTCCTAAGTCTTTTAAGAATGTAGATCATTCACAAAATCCCCATATCAAAAGAAAGACCTCAAAAGGACACTAG